The Streptomyces sp. NBC_00306 sequence AGACCGGGGCGAAGGGAAGAGCCCGGGCGTCCGCACGGACCCAGTGCACCGACGGGCCCTCCGGTGTGCCCGGCTCCGGCAGGACCGCCCGCGCGTGGGCGAGCATCCCCGCACTGAAGTCGACGCCCGTGACCTGCTCCTCGCACACCTGCCGCAGTACGCCGACGCCCGCGCCGGTGCCGCAGCAGACGTCGAGCCCCGAGCGGAACGGGCCTAGGGACCGCACGGCGCGGGTCACCGGATCCAGTACGCGGTCCGGGGTGCGGAAGGGTGTCCTGTCGAACGTGGGAGCCAGCAGGTCGTAGCCGTGCTCGACCGACGAGAGAGCCTGGACGGCCAGCTCGCGAAGGGTGGGGCCCGAAGGGGTGAACATCACCTTCACAGTAGTGCCCCACGCGCCCCGGGGGTTGAACATCACCACTCCACGATCCGTATTCGGAGAGGGTCCCTGCGCTTCGTGAGGGCCACAGGCAGGCAGGGGAGGCAGCTTCATGGCCGGCAGCAATGTCACGGCACTCTTTCGCGCGTCCACGGCGCACAGCCCTTCGTACTTCACCCTGAACAGGGCGGGCGGCGCCGAGGCGGGAGAGATCACCGACTTCTGCATCCCCTGCAACCCGTACTTCCCCACCCCTGAGATGTTCGAGATGCTCGGCAGCCGGCTGCGTGAGATCCTCACCTACTACCCGAGCGGCGCCGACACCATCACCGCCGAGCTGTGCCAGGTGCTCGGTCTCAATCCGCAGACCGTCGCGATGGGCAACGGCTCCACCGAACTGATCACCTGGATCGATCACTTGCTGGTCCGCGAATCGCTGGCCGTCCCCGTGCCCACCTTCGGACGGTGGACCGACCAGCCGATGGAGACGGGCAAACGCGTCGACATGCTGCTGCTTCCGGAGGCACACGGATTCGGCCTGGACCCGGCCTCCTTCGTGCAGTTCATCCGGTCCCGCGGCTCCCGCACCGCCGTCATCTGCAACCCCAACAACCCCGACGGCGGCTATCTGCCCAAGCAGAAGGTCATCGCCCTCCTCGACGAGCTCCAGGACCTCGATCTGGTCGTCGTCGACGAGTCGTTCCTCGAGTTCGCGGACGCCGAGCCCGATCCGAGCGTCGCCGCCGAGGCGGTACTGCGGACGAACGTGATCGTGCTGCGCAGCCTCGGCAAGAACTTCGGCCTGCACGGCGTCCGGTTCGGCTATCTCGTCTCCAACCCGACGCTCGCGGGCAAGGTGCGTGCCGCGCTGCCCAAGTGGAACCTCAACTCCTTTGCCGAGACCGTGGTGTTCATGCTGAGGGAACACCGTCAGGAGTACGCGCAGAGTCTCGCCCAGGCGCGTCAGGACCGGCAGGAGATGATGTGGCGGCTGTCCCAGCTGCCGGGGCTGACCGTCTACCCCTCGCAGGGGAACTTCCTCTATGTACGCCTCCCGGAGGGTGTGGACGGAGCCGTTCTGCGTGACCGCCTGCTCGGCGAGCACGGCGTGCTGGTGCGCGAGTGCAGCAACAAGGTGGGCAGTTCCGGCCGCTTCCTGCGACTCGTGATCAGACCGCAGCACGATGTGGCACGGCTGATGTCGGCGATGGAACAGGTCCTCTACGGCCGCAGCGTGCAGGTCCCCGAGCAGCCTCCGCAGCCGATGGCGCCCATGCTCTCCCAGGTCCCCTCGCAGGCACAGCCCCAACCGCAGCCCCAGCCGCAACCCCAGCGCCAGCCGCAGCCTCAGATGCAGATGCAGATGCAGGCCCCGGCACCGATGCTGGCGCTCGCTCAGGAACCGGTCTCGGCCCGGGGGTTGTCCCCGGCCCGCCAGCCGGCCCCCGGCCGCACCGCTGCACCCCCGGCGGCCCCCGCGGCCGCGCTCTCCCAGGCGATGGTCCCCGGGTACACGTCGGGGACGGCGGCGGTCGACCGGCTGATCGCGGGGGCGTGACCCTCCGGCGCGGCAAGGAATAGGTGGCCCTGACGCCGTGTCCGTCCGCAGGCCGACACACGGCGGCCGGGCCTGCTCCCCGTGGGGTACGGGCAGTTGCGCCGAGCAGGGGACGACCGGCCCGAGGCGGATGCCGAGGATGGCAGCAACCGTCCGAAGGAGTCGTCATGCGCCACCCTGCCGCGCTGCTTGCCACCGCCCTGCTGCCCCTGATCACCCTGTCCACCGCCGGTACGGCGTTCGCGTCCGGGGGTGGATCCGGCCCGGTACGGCTGTCCGGGCCCAGCCCGTTCGCCGGCTGTGCACCCGGCGCGGCCGACGGGCTGATGGCCGAGGGTGCCATCGAACCCGGCCTCGCGTCCGACCCGTCCCGTCCCGGCTTGATGGCCGCGGTGTGGCCGCAGGACCGCCAGCGGGGTCTGGTCGTGGCCGTGACGAAGGACGGCGGCCGCACCTGGAAGCGGTCCGTCGTTCCCGGTCTGACCCGCTGCTCGGGAGGCCGCTTCGATTACGTCGACGAGCCGGCCGTGACCTTCACGGGCGACGGCGGACTCGTCGTGTCGGGCGGTCTGTTCATGGCCGACGGATCCGACTCGGCCGGTCTGTCGGTGCGTTCCGACGACGACGGGGCGACGTGGGCCGCCCCGGCGGTGATCGCCCGCGAGCCGGACCCGGCCGAGGGCGGGGTCGCCGCCGGTCCGGTCGTCGTCGACCCGCGCAGCCCCCGGGTGATGTACGCCGTCACCCCGCGCTTCCCGGCGACGGAACGCTCGCGCAACCAGGCCCTGATCGCGCGCAGCAGCGACGGAGGACGGACCTGGCAGAGCCCGCACCTGGTCGTCGACTCGGGCGAGGGCCACATGGTGTCGGGGCACCGGCTGAGTGTGCTGCCCGACGGCACCCTCGTCGACGTCTACACGCTCATCCGGTTCGGAGGCCCCGTCCTGTCCGTGCAGGCGACGCGTTCCACGGACGGCGGGCGGACCTGGTCGGCGCCGGTCAAGGTGTCCGATCTGCGTACGAAGTGGCTCTTCCAGGACCCTGAGTCGGGGGAGCAGGTCTCCCACACCACGAGCCTGCTCTCCGACTCGGGCGTCGATCCCCGTACCGGGCGGATGTACGCGGCCTGGCAGGACGCGAGGTTCAGCGCAGGCGCCGCCGACGGGGTGGCGCTGTCGTCCTCCGGTGACGGAGGGCGCACCTGGAGCGAGCCCGTCAAGGTGAACCGCACACCGGCCGGCATCCCTGCCGCTCATCAGCAGGCGTTCACCGTCTCGCTGGACGTGGCCCGGGACGGGACGGTCGGAGTCGCCTACTCCGACTTCCGTCACAACGACGCCCGGGCGCCCCTGTTCACGGACCGCTGGCTGGTGCGCTGCCGCCCGCTCGCATCGGCCGCGGGCGGCTGTCACCTGCCGACCGCTGGTACGGACCGCGGTTCAGCCCGTTGGAAGGAGACACGGCTGACTCCCGAGTCCTTCGACATGCGTCAGGCGCCCCGGATTCCCGATGCGGGAAGCCCGCGCGGCTACTTCCTGGGGGAGCAGATGGGACTGGCCGCCACGGGCCGGGGGTTCGCCGCGGCCTGGGCGGTTCCTGATGCCCCGGGCAGCGCGGCGGTCCACGTCCGGCCCGCCGCCTGATACCGCGGCGTCCGCGAGTCTTGACGCAGACACGCCACAGACCTACCTTCCTATCGCTGAGGTTGTTCAGCTATTAACCCATCGTTCAGAATCCTGAACGAACAGCGGTTGAAGGAGCCCATGATGACCGGAAAGCGTCTCTTACTGGCGGGGGCCGCAGCGACCTGCGGACTCATCCTCGTCGCGCCCCAGGCCTCCGCGGAGGTCGAGCCGGGAGGGTGGACGTCGCACTCGCCGTCCTTCTCCGTCCAGGAGAGGGGTTGCGGCCAGGTCGACGACCTCACCTTCCGCCTCACCTGCTCGACCACCAGCGGCGACCAGCGCGCCGAGCGCCGGTACGCCACGTACAACGGCGGCACCCACCAGTTCGAGGGCTACTTCCGCATCACGGCCATGAGCGGGACCCGCATCAGTCTCAAGCAGACGTTCCGCGACGGCTCGTCGGCCGGTCCGTACTTCATGCTCGCCGTCGAGCGCGGCGGCCGCCTGTACGCCGTGCACGGCGGAGCGACCGTCGCCGACGGAGCGACGGTCGGCACACAGGTCCGCGTCAACACCGTTCACCAGGTGGGCACGTCCCACCGCACCTACATCAACGGCTCCCGCCGGCACACGTACGACAGCCCCGGCGGCAGCTACTACGACAAGTTCGGCGCCTACCGCACGAACAGCGGCAACGGGACCGCCACCGTGCAGTGGAGCGGCATCAAGTTCTGGCGCAAGTGAGCGCACGGTCCTCGGATGACGACGATTCCCCGCCCGGCCGCCCGCGCGCTGCTGGCCACCGCTCTGGTGTCCGCCGTCCTGTCCGGCTGCTCGGACAGCTCCGCGGACGCCTCCGCGGGCGCGCGGGCGGACGGGCCCGCCGCCGGGAAACCTGACACCACGGCCGGTGTGACGCTGGCGGCCACCCTCGACTCACCGATCGACATCACGCTGCGCTGGAGCGGCCGGGACCCGGGAGCGGCGGGGCACGTCGTGGAGTTCGCCACCGAGCGGCAGGGGCCGTACACCGTCCTGCAGTTCGCGCCGCCCGGCCGCCGCACGTACACCCACCCCGATCTCATCCCGATGACCCCCTTCTACTACCGGCTCCGGCCGTACTACGGGCCCGCGTCGGACGCGGTCGGCATCGCGCTGCCGCCGGGCGGCTTCGGTGAGCGGGACCAGCGGAAGGACCACGGGTGGGCCGAGCCCCGGAAGCTCCCCCGCGACGAAAGGGCCGGCGCACCCCGGCACCCCGTCACGGGAGGCCCGGACAGGGCGGCGGCGCCGACCGGGCTGAAGGCGACCGTCATGCACGCGAACGGTGTGAAGCTCACCTGGCAGGACCACGCCCGGGACGAAGTGGGCTATCTGATCGAGGTACGGCCCGCCGGCGAACGCGAGTACCGGGTCGCCGCGGTCCTCGACGCGGACATCGAGTCCGCCGGGCTGATCACCCTGCCGCAGGAGAAGAAGGCGGCGATCCGCGTCCGGCCCCTGCGCTACGGGCAGCAGTCCAACATCGTCCACCGCACGACGGGAGCGGAGACGTCCGGCTGACCGGGAACGAGCGGCCGCCGGCCGACGCCGGACCGGGTACCTCTGGCTACGGACGGAATGTCGCGTTCCCGCCGCCGGCCTTGTGCACAACGGCGCAGGCCCGCAGCGGTACACCGCCCCTAGCCTCGCCGGAACAGCACCAACGAGGGGCGGTACCGGTGAACTGGCTCATCCGCGACTACCGCGAGAGCGATCTCGCGGCGGTGGTCCACCTGATCGACACCACGGCCGAGCTCGGCCAGGAGTCCGTGTTCTCGCTCGCCGAGTGCATCGGCGCACTCACCTCGCGCCAGCCCGCGGTCGTCGCGGTGCACCAGGGCGTACCGATCGGCGCGGCGCTCGCCACCGTGGCGGGCGAGCGGGCCTGGGTGATGCGTGTCGCCATCTCTTCCGCCTGGCGTGGCCGGGGTCTTGCGAGCGCGCTCCTCGTGGAGCTGGAGCGGCGCCTGATCGCGGCCCGCGCGGGGCGTATCGCCTATGTGCTGCCCGAGGAGGAACTGCTCGGCGAGGGGCTGCTGAACGCCGGATACACACGGCAGCCCGCCGTCGCCTACTTCGAGAAGGTCGAGCCGTTGCACGGTCCGGCGGCCAATCTGCTGGAGGACCTCGGCGGCCGGTTCCTGCCCAGCGATCTGTGGACCAGGGTCGCCGGCATGGAGGCCGAGAAGGACCTGATCGAACGGCGGGTGGTGCTGCCGCTGGCGGAGCCCGAGCGCGCCGCCCGGCACGGCGTCCGACCGCCGCGTGCGGTCGCGCTGTTCGGTCCGCCGGGGACGGGCAAGACCACGTTCGCCCGCGCCGTCGCGGCCCGGCTCGGCTGGCCCTTCGTCGAACTGCTGCCCTCCCGGCTGGCGGACGAGGGCAATCTCGCCGCCGCGCTGCGCAGCGCCTTCGCCCGGATCGCGGAGCTGGAGCGGGTGCTGGTCTTCATCGACGAGGTCGAGGAGATCGCCCCGGTGCGCTCGGACGCGGTGCAGGTGGGCGGGATGCACGGCGTGACCAATGAACTGCTCAAGCTCATCCCGGGTTTCCGGGAGGGCGACGAGCGTCTCCTGGTGTGCGCCACCAACTCCGTACGCTCACTGGACCCGGCGTTCCTGCGGCCCGGGCGGTTCGACTACCTGATTCCGATCGGTACGCCGGACGCGGCGGCCCGTGCCGCCATCTGGTCCCGCTTCACGGACGGCCGCCCTGATGTCGAGGTCCCTGTCCTGGTCGCGGCCAGTGAGCTGTTCACGCCCGCCGACATCGAGCACGCGGCACGGATCGCGGCACAGAGTGCGTTCGAGCGGGACCTGGAGACGATCGGTGGCGCCCCGCTCGACCGGCGCGATCTCGGGGCGGGGACCGAGGACTATCTGACGGCGATCTCCCAGTGCCGTCCGACGGTGACGACCGAAATGATCGAGCAGTTCGGAGCGGACATCACCGCGCATGCGCGGGTGTGACACGAGTACTCAACACCCCCTTTTCCGTTGGCCATTGCATTCGAGCCACCGTGGGCATTCCTGATCGGTAAACGATCAGTAAATGGGAACGGGCCGGCGATCGCGGCGGATACGTTCGAGCCGTGAATGCGCAAAACCTCCCCCAGGCCCGCACGGGCCTTCCCCGAACCGGCGCAGGCCCTGACCGGGTCGGCACCGGACGCCGTGCGCTGCTGCGCGCCGCGGTCGCCGGCGGTGCGACCGCGGTCGGCGGGCTCGCGCTCGGTGCGACGCCGGCCACGGCGGCACCGCGGACCGGCAGCCGCCCGGCCACCCCCGCTCAGGCGCTCAAGGAGCTCTCCGCGGGCAACCACCGCTGGCCACGTTCCGCCACCAACACCCCCACGAGACCAGGGCCGTTCGCCATGCCCTGGTCTCCGGACAGAACCCGTTCGCGGTCGTGCTGGGCTGCGTCGACTCACGGGTACCTCCGGAGCTGATCTTCGATCAGGGCCTCGGTGATCTGCTCACCGTACGGTCGGCGGGCGAGGTGCTGGACGAGGCGGTGCTGGGCAGCGTCGCGTACGGTGTACTGGAACTCGGCATACCCTTGGTCCTCGTGCTCGGGCACCAGTCCTGCGGCGCGGTCGAGGCAGCGGTCCACGCCGACGAGACGGGGGACGAACTCCCCGCGCACATCCAGTATCTGGCCGACCAGATACGCCCGGCGATAGACCGCGGCCAGTACGGCGACGCACGCGTCGACTCGACGATCAACCGTCAGGTCGCCCTGGTGCACCGCCGGCGCTCGGCGGAACCCGACCTGGCGGCGAAGATCGCCGCCGGTGAACTGGCCGTCGTCGGGGCGCGCTACGAACTGGACAGTCAGCTGGTGCACACGATCGCCTGACGTCACCGAGCGTGTCGGGTGAAGGCCCCGGTGGCGGCGAAGGATGCCGCGGCCGGGGCGCGGCGCATTCGCCGGCGGCGCCCTTGCGCACCGCCGTATGGTTCTATACCAGCTGAATCGTCAGTCAGTAGGTGGCTACGACACGGGAAACGGAAGATGACCAACGAGCCGGAAATACCAGCCCTCCTGGGCAGGCCCGAGCGCATGTGGGAACGCGCTGTCCTCCTCGTGCTGATCGCCGTCACCAGAACGGCCCGTCCCGCATTCCGCCTGGGGGAGCGCGCGTTGGAGTGTTCGCATTCCAATGGCGGGTGGAATCTGGAGCTGCTGCCGGACGGCAATGCGGTCTTCTTCGGCCAGGACGTCGACTGCAGCGACACCACCTACAGGGGCGACAAGCCCGTCGACCTGCTGGCCGGCGCACCTTCCTGGCTGCCCTACGGCCGGCTCCGCGATCTGAACGACGGCTATGAACTGGGCTATCTGTACTGGTGGGAGGGGGACCGCTGGGGCCGCGCCCCCTACCCCGACTTCGTCGAGGACGACGGTCTGGCCGCCTCCTGCGACGGATACGCCGGACTCTTCGACGACAGGTCACTCGCCGACAGCTTCGCCGACGCCGGCTACCGGGACCGGGAGGTGACCGAGCGCTTCACGGCCCGGGTCGCGGCCCGCACGGTGAACGCCGAAGCCCTCAGGGACCTGATCGACTCGGCCTCCGATCCGGGCCCGCTGCCGTGGGAGTCACGGCTGCCGAGCGCCCTGGAGTGGGCGCAGCGGCTGGGCGTCGCCGGACCGACGGAGGCGCAACGGCCCTCGTGAAGGGACGGGCACACGACAGCCCTCCTGGATCGACGCGTCACGGCTTCCGCTGAGCAGGGCGCACGCGTCGTACGTATCCCTTCCCGTACGCCCCCGCACGCCCGAAGGGACCTTCAGCATGGGATACGCGACCCGGAGCCGACGGGCCACCGTGTTGCTCGCAGGCCTGCTCGTACTTCCGCTCGCCGGCTGCTCCGACGAGCCGGACGGTGCGGCGGACAAGAAGGCGGCGGCGAGGCAGGCGGCGGAGAAGCGGACCCCGGCGAAGCAGCAACCCCGCCCGGCCGCGACCGCGCCGGCGCCGGCTCCCGCGAACGTCGAGAAGATCGGCGCGCTCACCGGCTGCACTCCCGAGGTCCGCATCCAGGCCAAGGAACTCCGTGAAGGCGTGTGCACCACGGCCCAGGGCAGTTGGACCGTCACCACGTTCCCCGAGGAGAAGTTCAAGACGATCTGGCTGGACAGTGCCCGGATGTACGGCGGCACCTATCTGGTCGGGCCGCGATGGGCCGTCGGCGGAAAGCCGGAGCTGCTGGACACCCTGCGCACCAAGCTCGGCGGTGAGGTCGTGCGTCTGCGGGACGCGGCCCCGGGCAGCAGCCCGTCCTCCTGACCCCTGCATCACGGGCCTCAACTGCCGCACCGACAACGGAGTTGCGCACCGACGATTCGCCCGACCGTGCCCGTGCGGCCACCACGCCCTCGAAGGGACGATGGCGTCCGACGGGGCTCCCGCTGCCTCGGCGAGGTCCGGGACCGGAACGCGGAGGAGACCGTGCCGGAGGTGCGGGCGATGGCGATCTTCCGCTGACCGGCGCGCCGCCTGCGCGGCAGCCGCACCCCGGCGGGCCGGGCGTGGCAGACTTCCGGCCGATGAACGTCCGGCCCCGCACGGCCGTACTGCTGACTGGCAACGACACCTGGACCGTCACCGCCACGGTCGGTCCGTCATACGCCGGCCGGGCAGGAGGGACATGCTGTGACCCTGTCTTCTTCGAAGGCGCGACTGGCAGCGCTGCGCACCGACCTCGAGCGCCGCAATCCGGCACAGCCCGAATTTCATCAGGCGGCGACGGAAGTGCTGGACACCCTGGCGCCCGTACTAGCCGCCCGGCCCGAGTACGCGGAACCGGGGCTCGTCGAGCGCCTCTGTGAACCCGAACGTCAGATCATCTTCCGCGTGCCCTGGCAGGACGACCGTGGTGAGGTTCAGGTCAACCGCGGATTCCGGGTCGAGTTCAACAGCGCGCTGGGCCCCTACAAGGGCGGACTGCGTTTCCACCCCTCGGTGAACCTGGGCGTGGTGAAGTTCCTCGGCTTCGAACAGGTCTTCAAGAACGCGCTCACGGGGCTCGGTATCGGCGGTGGCAAGGGCGGCAGCGACTTCGACCCGCGCGGCCGCTCGGACGCCGAAGTCATGCGCTTCTGCCAGTCCTTCATGACCGAGTTGCAGCGGCACATCGGCGAGCACACCGATGTTCCCGCGGGGGACATCGGCGTCGGCGGCCGGGAGATCGGCTATCTGTTCGGCCAGTACCGCCGGATCACCAACCGCTGGGACGCCGGAGTCCTCACCGGCAAGGGCCAGGGCTGGGGCGGCTCGGCCATGCGCACCGAGGCGACCGGGTACGGCAGCGTGCTCTTCGCCGCCGAGATGCTGCGCCTGCGCGGCGAGGAGCTCCAGGGCCAGGCGGCCGTGGTCTCCGGCTCCGGCAACGTCGCCATCCACACCATCGAGAAGCTGACGCGCAGCGGCGCCCACCCCATGACCTGCTCCGACTCCGAGGGCTGTGTCGTGGACGAGAAGGGCATCGACCTCGAACTCCTGCGTCAGGTCAAGGAGGTGGAGCGCGCCCGGATCAGCGAGTACGCCAAGCGTCGCGGCGCATCCGCGCGCTTCCTCCCCGGCGGCCGGGTGTGGGACGTGCCCTGCGACATCGCCTTCCCTTCGGCCACCCAGAACGAGCTGCACGCCGACGACGCGCTCGCCCTCGTGCGCAACGGGGTCAAGGCCGTCTCCGAGGGCGCCAACATGCCCACCACCCCCGAGGCGGTACGCATCCTCCAGGACGCGGGTGTGGCGTTCGGCCCGGGCAAGG is a genomic window containing:
- a CDS encoding class I SAM-dependent methyltransferase → MFTPSGPTLRELAVQALSSVEHGYDLLAPTFDRTPFRTPDRVLDPVTRAVRSLGPFRSGLDVCCGTGAGVGVLRQVCEEQVTGVDFSAGMLAHARAVLPEPGTPEGPSVHWVRADARALPFAPVFDLAVSFGAFGHFLPRELPALFTQVHRSLRPGGRFVFPLPAPARVGSRQYWTLWGFDAVMRVRNLVWKPEFVMYYRTFRLVEVQDELTRAGFTVELLPLEELGRLTDGSPRCRLVVATKGG
- a CDS encoding fibronectin type III domain-containing protein, translated to MTTIPRPAARALLATALVSAVLSGCSDSSADASAGARADGPAAGKPDTTAGVTLAATLDSPIDITLRWSGRDPGAAGHVVEFATERQGPYTVLQFAPPGRRTYTHPDLIPMTPFYYRLRPYYGPASDAVGIALPPGGFGERDQRKDHGWAEPRKLPRDERAGAPRHPVTGGPDRAAAPTGLKATVMHANGVKLTWQDHARDEVGYLIEVRPAGEREYRVAAVLDADIESAGLITLPQEKKAAIRVRPLRYGQQSNIVHRTTGAETSG
- the gdhA gene encoding NADP-specific glutamate dehydrogenase; translation: MTLSSSKARLAALRTDLERRNPAQPEFHQAATEVLDTLAPVLAARPEYAEPGLVERLCEPERQIIFRVPWQDDRGEVQVNRGFRVEFNSALGPYKGGLRFHPSVNLGVVKFLGFEQVFKNALTGLGIGGGKGGSDFDPRGRSDAEVMRFCQSFMTELQRHIGEHTDVPAGDIGVGGREIGYLFGQYRRITNRWDAGVLTGKGQGWGGSAMRTEATGYGSVLFAAEMLRLRGEELQGQAAVVSGSGNVAIHTIEKLTRSGAHPMTCSDSEGCVVDEKGIDLELLRQVKEVERARISEYAKRRGASARFLPGGRVWDVPCDIAFPSATQNELHADDALALVRNGVKAVSEGANMPTTPEAVRILQDAGVAFGPGKAANAGGVAVSALEMRQNASRDAWTAMRVEEELAVIMRDIHQVAHDTAERYGLPGDYVAGANIAGFERVADAMLAQGLI
- a CDS encoding ATP-binding protein, with protein sequence MNWLIRDYRESDLAAVVHLIDTTAELGQESVFSLAECIGALTSRQPAVVAVHQGVPIGAALATVAGERAWVMRVAISSAWRGRGLASALLVELERRLIAARAGRIAYVLPEEELLGEGLLNAGYTRQPAVAYFEKVEPLHGPAANLLEDLGGRFLPSDLWTRVAGMEAEKDLIERRVVLPLAEPERAARHGVRPPRAVALFGPPGTGKTTFARAVAARLGWPFVELLPSRLADEGNLAAALRSAFARIAELERVLVFIDEVEEIAPVRSDAVQVGGMHGVTNELLKLIPGFREGDERLLVCATNSVRSLDPAFLRPGRFDYLIPIGTPDAAARAAIWSRFTDGRPDVEVPVLVAASELFTPADIEHAARIAAQSAFERDLETIGGAPLDRRDLGAGTEDYLTAISQCRPTVTTEMIEQFGADITAHARV
- a CDS encoding sialidase family protein, with amino-acid sequence MRHPAALLATALLPLITLSTAGTAFASGGGSGPVRLSGPSPFAGCAPGAADGLMAEGAIEPGLASDPSRPGLMAAVWPQDRQRGLVVAVTKDGGRTWKRSVVPGLTRCSGGRFDYVDEPAVTFTGDGGLVVSGGLFMADGSDSAGLSVRSDDDGATWAAPAVIAREPDPAEGGVAAGPVVVDPRSPRVMYAVTPRFPATERSRNQALIARSSDGGRTWQSPHLVVDSGEGHMVSGHRLSVLPDGTLVDVYTLIRFGGPVLSVQATRSTDGGRTWSAPVKVSDLRTKWLFQDPESGEQVSHTTSLLSDSGVDPRTGRMYAAWQDARFSAGAADGVALSSSGDGGRTWSEPVKVNRTPAGIPAAHQQAFTVSLDVARDGTVGVAYSDFRHNDARAPLFTDRWLVRCRPLASAAGGCHLPTAGTDRGSARWKETRLTPESFDMRQAPRIPDAGSPRGYFLGEQMGLAATGRGFAAAWAVPDAPGSAAVHVRPAA
- a CDS encoding pyridoxal phosphate-dependent aminotransferase; its protein translation is MAGSNVTALFRASTAHSPSYFTLNRAGGAEAGEITDFCIPCNPYFPTPEMFEMLGSRLREILTYYPSGADTITAELCQVLGLNPQTVAMGNGSTELITWIDHLLVRESLAVPVPTFGRWTDQPMETGKRVDMLLLPEAHGFGLDPASFVQFIRSRGSRTAVICNPNNPDGGYLPKQKVIALLDELQDLDLVVVDESFLEFADAEPDPSVAAEAVLRTNVIVLRSLGKNFGLHGVRFGYLVSNPTLAGKVRAALPKWNLNSFAETVVFMLREHRQEYAQSLAQARQDRQEMMWRLSQLPGLTVYPSQGNFLYVRLPEGVDGAVLRDRLLGEHGVLVRECSNKVGSSGRFLRLVIRPQHDVARLMSAMEQVLYGRSVQVPEQPPQPMAPMLSQVPSQAQPQPQPQPQPQRQPQPQMQMQMQAPAPMLALAQEPVSARGLSPARQPAPGRTAAPPAAPAAALSQAMVPGYTSGTAAVDRLIAGA